A segment of the Pueribacillus theae genome:
GGATAGTACTATATGTTCCATAAAGCGCGAAAGCGCGGTCACAAAATCGCCAACTGGAACGCCGCTTTTTACCGGCGGGCCGTTTTCTTCCCCTGTCACACTCATTAAACCGCTAATCGCTTGAACTGTTACATCAAATGCGCCTTTTTGC
Coding sequences within it:
- a CDS encoding CoA transferase; its protein translation is QKGAFDVTVQAISGLMSVTGEENGPPVKSGVPVGDFVTALSRFMEHIVLSCISNCGQH